A region of Lepeophtheirus salmonis chromosome 13, UVic_Lsal_1.4, whole genome shotgun sequence DNA encodes the following proteins:
- the LOC121128428 gene encoding matrix metalloproteinase-25, whose translation MCKIVFLIVLVLWSLSFSIGIPIPQEAQTTVPPSSSIDLFDFFRNYGYLSTPPPDSETLYTEESISNALLKVQEFGAIEQTGKFDEATRKLLTTPRCGNPDLINGESVGVKKRRKRYIIGSEGWKTRRITYKLDNWSNKFPNKSYVEEKLKKAFDTWSDYSGLVFVQVGELSPANIKISFGRYNHGDIYPFDGPGYTLAHAYYPYSFGSLGGDIHFDEDENWGTEKKHLDLLTVAVHEMGHALGLSHSIDRDSVMFAYYKGDSAALGYDDILAMYNLYIQNGPPQTDDEDSFGQETHVTKGKVATSPRVAVTSTSATMTTTTEDSYNYDGSENPRNEICNGEFQSISVIRREIFIFKGQNVWRYRKPGELVNGFPVPLSRMFPGVPPQIKHIDAAYEKLNGSIIFFSDNRFYKYDGRSWTDEPKNNLASIGLPKDTPNIDSIFIWSKNKETYVFKGDHFWRMNSNGTAELDYPKRISDYWNGLPSSIDSIITLDNGQTFAFKDGYFYLFNNESLNIESGYPRELGASYWLPHCTLSK comes from the exons atgtgtaaaatagtatttttgataGTGCTGGTGCTGTGGTCGTTAAGCTTTTCAATAGGGATTCCGATCCCTCAGGAAGCTCAAACCACCGTTCCTCCATCTTCTTCAATTGATTTG tttgatttttttcgcAACTATGGATATTTGAGCACGCCTCCTCCCGACTCTGAGACTCTCTATACAGAAGAATCCATTTCAAATGCTCTACTTAAGGTACAGGAATTTGGAGCTATTGAGCAAACAGGTAAATTTGATGAGGCTACAAGGAAATTACTGACTACTCCACGATGTGGAAATCCAGATCTTATTAATGGTGAGTCAGTCGGAgtaaaaaaaagacgaaaaagGTACATTATTGGGTCTGAGGGATGGAAGACCAGAAGGATTACATACAA acttGATAATTGGTcgaacaaatttccaaataaatcttatgttgaagaaaaactgaaaaaggCATTTGACACCTGGTCAGATTACTCTGGATTGGTTTTTGTCCAAGTGGGAGAATTGTCGCCTGCAAATATCAAAATCAGTTTTGGACGGTATAATCACGGAGATATAT atCCCTTTGATGGCCCAGGCTATACTTTGGCACATGCATATTACCCATACAGTTTTGGTAGCCTAGGTGGTGATATTCATTTTGATGAAGATGAGAATTGGGGCACTGAAAAAAAGCATTTGGATCTATTGACAGTCGCt GTCCATGAAATGGGGCATGCCTTAGGACTATCTCACAGTATAGATAGGGATTCAGTTATGTTTGCTTATTATAAAGGCGATTCAGCAGCTCTTGGCTATGATGACATTTTGGCTATGTATAATCTTTACA TACAAAATGGACCACCACAGACTGATGATGAAGACTCGTTCGGACAAGAAACACACGTAACAAAGGGGAAAGTGGCTACTTCGCCAAGGGTAGCAGTTACTTCAACAAGTGCAACAATGACTACTACAACGGAAGATTCTTACAATTACGATGGCTCCGAAAATCCACGAAATGAAATTTGTAACGGAGAATTTCAGTCTATATCTGTTATCCGTAGagaaatattcatattcaaagGACAG AATGTTTGGAGATATAGAAAACCAGGGGAGCTTGTGAATGGTTTTCCAGTTCCATTATCTCGCATGTTTCCGGGTGTACCGCCTCAAATCAAGCATATAGACGCAGCTTACGAAAAGTTGAATGGAAGTATAATTTTCTTCTCAG ATaacagattttataaatatgatggAAGATCTTGGACAGatgaaccaaaaaataatttagccaGCATTGGACTTCCAAAAGATACTCCAAATATTGACTCGATTTTCATTTGGAGTAAAAATAAGGAAACGTATGTTTTTAAAGGAGATCATTTTTGGAGAATGAATTCCAACGGCACAGCAGAATTAGattatccaaaaagaatttccGATTATTGGAATGGACTCCCTTCATCCATcgattcaattattacattggACAATG gGCAAACCTTTGCATTCAAAGATGGGTATTTCTACTTATTCAACAATGAGTCCCTCAATATTGAATCTGGATATCCCCGTGAATTAGGAGCATCCTATTGGTTACCACACTGTACCCTTTCTAAATAA
- the SERCA gene encoding calcium-transporting ATPase sarcoplasmic/endoplasmic reticulum type isoform X2: protein MEDGFMKPWQQCCDHFGVDVDNGLSTDQVKRNLEKYGPNELPAEEGKSIWQLILEQFDDLLVKILLLAAVISFVLAFFEEGEETVTAFVEPFVILLILIANAIVGVWQERNAESAIEALKEYEPEMGKVVRTDKDGVQKIRAKEIVPGDIVEVSVGDKVPADIRLINIMSTTLRIDQSILTGESVSVIKHTDPVPDPRSVNQDKKNIIFSGTNVSAGKGRGIVIGTGLNTAIGRIRTEMTETEEIKTPLQQKLDEFGEQLSKVITLICIAVWAINIGHFNDPAHGGSWVKGAIYYFKIAVALAVAAIPEGLPAVITTCLALGTRRMAKKNAIVRSLPSVETLGCTSVICSDKTGTLTTNMMSICKMFVFKSETDINEFEISGSTYEPVGDIFHHGKKVKGSDFAGLEELTTISIMCNDSAIDYNEYKNAFEKVGEATETALIVLAEKINPYSVSKSGGRLDSAKAVRKDMESKWKKEFTLEFSRDRKSMSTYCTPKANTNLGSGPKIFVKGATEGVLDRCTHYRIGSEKAPMTSAIRDLILQKSTAYGTGRDTLRCLSLATADSPVDPSAMNLEDANQFVKYETNLTFVGVVGMLDPPRLEVKPSIARCKEAGIRVIMITGDNKNTAEAICRRIGILDETESSIGKAFSGREFDDLSPHEQKQACANACMFARVEPFHKSKIIEYLQSMKEVTAMTGDGVNDAPALKKAEIGIAMGSGTAVAKSASEMVLADDNFASIVAAVEEGRAIYNNMKQFIRYLISSNIGEVVSIFLTAALGLPEALIPVQLLWVNLVTDGLPATALGFNPPDLDIMDKAPRRSDETLITPWLFFRYMAIGIYVGFATVGGAAYWFMYDPTGPQVTYFQLSHWLQCQGEPENFKGLSCDIFQAPEPMTMALSILVTIEMCNAINSLSENQSLVVMPPWINPMLIAAMVLSFSLHFLILYVDIFSVVFQITPLSIEQWITVMKFSLPVIGLDEALKFVARNYTEATKKKVK from the exons ATGGAGGACGGATTTATGAAGCCATGGCAACAATGCTGTGACCATTTTGGCGTTGATGTGGATAATGGCCTCTCAACGGATCAAGTCAAAAGGAACTTGGAAAAGTATGGTCCCAATG AACTCCCTGCTGAAGAAGGAAAATCCATTTGGCAACTTATTTTGGAGCAATTTGACGACCTTTTAGTTAAAATCCTTCTTTTGGCGGCCGTCATCTCTTTT gtATTGGCTTTCTTTGAAGAAGGTGAAGAAACAGTGACAGCATTCGTGGAACCTTTTgtcattttacttattttaatagcCAATGCCATTGTTGGTGTGTGGCAG GAACGTAACGCAGAATCCGCTATTGAAGCCCTCAAAGAATATGAACCTGAAATGGGAAAAGTTGTACGCACAGATAAAGATGGTGTTCAAAAAATTCGTGCCAAGGAGATTGTTCCTGGAGATATTGTCGAAGTTTcag tCGGTGACAAAGTACCTGCTGATATACGATTGATTAACATTATGTCTACAACTCTAAGAATTGATCAATCAATCTTGACTGGAGAATCCGTATCTGTCATTAAACATACCGATCCTGTACCGGATCCCCGATCTGTCAATCAAGataaaaagaacattattttctcTGGAACAAATGTATCTGCTGGTAAAGGTCGTGGTATTGTTATTGGAACTGGATTAAATACCGCTATCGGTCGCATTAGAACAGAAATGACTGAGACTGAGGAAATAAAGACACCTCTTCAACAAAAGTTGGATGAATTTGGTGAACAATTGAGTAAGGTCATCACCTTGATTTGTATTGCTGTCTGGGCTATCAACATTGGTCATTTCAACGATCCTGCACATGGCGGTTCTTGGGTGAAAGGagctatttattatttcaaaattgccGTTGCTCTTGCTGTAGCTGCCATTCCAGAGGGTCTACCAGCTGTTATCACTACTTGTCTTGCTCTTGGAACACGTCGTATGGCCAAGAAGAATGCTATCGTTCGATCCCTCCCCTCAGTGGAAACATTAGGATGTACTTCAGTTATTTGCTCAGACAAAACTGGTACTCTAACTACTAACATGATGTCTATCTGTAagatgtttgtttttaaatcagaaaCTGACATTAATGAGTTTGAGATCTCTGGATCAACTTATGAGCCAGTTGGAGATATTTTTCACCATGGCAAAAAAGTAAAAGGATCAGATTTTGCTGGTCTTGAGGAACTTACCACTATTTCTATTATGTGTAATGACTCAGCTATTGATTATAACGAATACAAAAACGCATTTGAAAAAGTTGGCGAAGCCACCGAAACTGCTCTTATTGTCCTTGCCGAAAAAATTAATCCTTACTCAGTTTCAAAATCTGGTGGACGTCTTGATTCCGCCAAGGCTGTTAGGAAAGACATGGAAAGTAAATGGAAGAAAGAATTCACACTCGAATTCTCTCGTGATCGCAAGTCTATGTCTACTTATTGCACGCCAAAAGCAAACACAAATCTGGGGTCTGGACCAAAAATATTCGTTAAAGGAGCGACTGAAGGTGTATTGGATAGATGTACTCATTATCGCATTGGATCCGAGAAAGCTCCCATGACTTCAGCTATTCGCGATCTCATTCTTCAAAAATCAACCGCTTATGGAACTGGGCGAGATACCCTTCGTTGTCTTTCTCTTGCCACAGCTGATTCTCCAGTAGATCCTAGTGCAATGAACTTGGAAGATGCTAATCAATTTGTGAAATACGAGACCAATTTGACATTTGTTGGTGTTGTTGGTATGTTGGATCCTCCTCGTCTCGAAGTAAAGCCAAGTATTGCTAGATGTAAAGAAGCTGGAATTAGAGTAATTATGATCACTGGGGACAATAAAAATACTGCTGAAGCCATCTGCCGTAGAATTGGCATCTTAGATGAGACTGAGTCTTCCATTGGTAAGGCCTTCTCTGGTCGTGAATTTGATGATCTCTCTCCTCATGAACAAAAACAAGCATGCGCTAATGCTTGCATGTTTGCTCGTGTAGAACCATTCCATAAATCTAAGATTATTGAGTATTTGCAATCAATGAAGGAAGTCACTGCTATGACTGGTGATGGTGTAAATGATGCTCCTGCATTGAAGAAGGCAGAAATCGGTATTGCTATGGGATCTGGAACTGCTGTGGCAAAATCTGCTTCTGAAATGGTACTTGCTGATGATAACTTTGCTTCCATCGTGGCTGCTGTTGAAGAAGGAAGGGCTATTTACAACAatatgaaacaatttattcGCTATTTGATCTCATCCAACATTGGTGAAGTTGTATCCATATTTTTAACTGCAGCTTTGGGTCTGCCTGAGGCTCTTATTCCTGTACAACTCCTTTGGGTAAATCTTGTCACTGATGGACTACCTGCCACTGCTTTAGGATTTAATCCTCCTGATTTGGACATTATGGACAAGGCTCCTCGTCGCTCTGATGAAACTCTTATCACTCCATGGCTTTTCTTCCGTTACATGGCTATTGGTATTTATGTTGGATTCGCAACTGTTGGAGGAGCTGCTTATTGGTTTATGTATGATCCCACTGGACCTCAAGTTACTTACTTTCAATTGAGTCACTGGTTACAATGCCAAGGAGAACCCGAAAACTTTAAAGGATTATCATGTGATATTTTCCAAGCTCCTGAACCAATGACAATGGCTCTTTCTATTTTGGTTACAATTGAGATGTGCAACGCCATTAACTCACTCTCTGAGAACCAATCTCTTGTGGTGATGCCTCCTTGGATTAATCCCATGTTGATTGCAGCCATGGTTTTGTCATTCTCTCTTCATTTCCTCATTCTTTACGTCGACATCTTTTCC GTTGTTTTCCAAATTACACCTCTATCTATTGAACAGTGGATAACGGTTATGAAGTTCTCTCTACCTGTTATCGGTTTAGATGAAGCATTGAAATTTGTTGCTCGCAACTATACTGAGG caaccaaaaagaaagttaaatga
- the SERCA gene encoding calcium-transporting ATPase sarcoplasmic/endoplasmic reticulum type isoform X1 codes for MEDGFMKPWQQCCDHFGVDVDNGLSTDQVKRNLEKYGPNELPAEEGKSIWQLILEQFDDLLVKILLLAAVISFVLAFFEEGEETVTAFVEPFVILLILIANAIVGVWQERNAESAIEALKEYEPEMGKVVRTDKDGVQKIRAKEIVPGDIVEVSVGDKVPADIRLINIMSTTLRIDQSILTGESVSVIKHTDPVPDPRSVNQDKKNIIFSGTNVSAGKGRGIVIGTGLNTAIGRIRTEMTETEEIKTPLQQKLDEFGEQLSKVITLICIAVWAINIGHFNDPAHGGSWVKGAIYYFKIAVALAVAAIPEGLPAVITTCLALGTRRMAKKNAIVRSLPSVETLGCTSVICSDKTGTLTTNMMSICKMFVFKSETDINEFEISGSTYEPVGDIFHHGKKVKGSDFAGLEELTTISIMCNDSAIDYNEYKNAFEKVGEATETALIVLAEKINPYSVSKSGGRLDSAKAVRKDMESKWKKEFTLEFSRDRKSMSTYCTPKANTNLGSGPKIFVKGATEGVLDRCTHYRIGSEKAPMTSAIRDLILQKSTAYGTGRDTLRCLSLATADSPVDPSAMNLEDANQFVKYETNLTFVGVVGMLDPPRLEVKPSIARCKEAGIRVIMITGDNKNTAEAICRRIGILDETESSIGKAFSGREFDDLSPHEQKQACANACMFARVEPFHKSKIIEYLQSMKEVTAMTGDGVNDAPALKKAEIGIAMGSGTAVAKSASEMVLADDNFASIVAAVEEGRAIYNNMKQFIRYLISSNIGEVVSIFLTAALGLPEALIPVQLLWVNLVTDGLPATALGFNPPDLDIMDKAPRRSDETLITPWLFFRYMAIGIYVGFATVGGAAYWFMYDPTGPQVTYFQLSHWLQCQGEPENFKGLSCDIFQAPEPMTMALSILVTIEMCNAINSLSENQSLVVMPPWINPMLIAAMVLSFSLHFLILYVDIFSVVFQITPLSIEQWITVMKFSLPVIGLDEALKFVARNYTEAGRREKKD; via the exons ATGGAGGACGGATTTATGAAGCCATGGCAACAATGCTGTGACCATTTTGGCGTTGATGTGGATAATGGCCTCTCAACGGATCAAGTCAAAAGGAACTTGGAAAAGTATGGTCCCAATG AACTCCCTGCTGAAGAAGGAAAATCCATTTGGCAACTTATTTTGGAGCAATTTGACGACCTTTTAGTTAAAATCCTTCTTTTGGCGGCCGTCATCTCTTTT gtATTGGCTTTCTTTGAAGAAGGTGAAGAAACAGTGACAGCATTCGTGGAACCTTTTgtcattttacttattttaatagcCAATGCCATTGTTGGTGTGTGGCAG GAACGTAACGCAGAATCCGCTATTGAAGCCCTCAAAGAATATGAACCTGAAATGGGAAAAGTTGTACGCACAGATAAAGATGGTGTTCAAAAAATTCGTGCCAAGGAGATTGTTCCTGGAGATATTGTCGAAGTTTcag tCGGTGACAAAGTACCTGCTGATATACGATTGATTAACATTATGTCTACAACTCTAAGAATTGATCAATCAATCTTGACTGGAGAATCCGTATCTGTCATTAAACATACCGATCCTGTACCGGATCCCCGATCTGTCAATCAAGataaaaagaacattattttctcTGGAACAAATGTATCTGCTGGTAAAGGTCGTGGTATTGTTATTGGAACTGGATTAAATACCGCTATCGGTCGCATTAGAACAGAAATGACTGAGACTGAGGAAATAAAGACACCTCTTCAACAAAAGTTGGATGAATTTGGTGAACAATTGAGTAAGGTCATCACCTTGATTTGTATTGCTGTCTGGGCTATCAACATTGGTCATTTCAACGATCCTGCACATGGCGGTTCTTGGGTGAAAGGagctatttattatttcaaaattgccGTTGCTCTTGCTGTAGCTGCCATTCCAGAGGGTCTACCAGCTGTTATCACTACTTGTCTTGCTCTTGGAACACGTCGTATGGCCAAGAAGAATGCTATCGTTCGATCCCTCCCCTCAGTGGAAACATTAGGATGTACTTCAGTTATTTGCTCAGACAAAACTGGTACTCTAACTACTAACATGATGTCTATCTGTAagatgtttgtttttaaatcagaaaCTGACATTAATGAGTTTGAGATCTCTGGATCAACTTATGAGCCAGTTGGAGATATTTTTCACCATGGCAAAAAAGTAAAAGGATCAGATTTTGCTGGTCTTGAGGAACTTACCACTATTTCTATTATGTGTAATGACTCAGCTATTGATTATAACGAATACAAAAACGCATTTGAAAAAGTTGGCGAAGCCACCGAAACTGCTCTTATTGTCCTTGCCGAAAAAATTAATCCTTACTCAGTTTCAAAATCTGGTGGACGTCTTGATTCCGCCAAGGCTGTTAGGAAAGACATGGAAAGTAAATGGAAGAAAGAATTCACACTCGAATTCTCTCGTGATCGCAAGTCTATGTCTACTTATTGCACGCCAAAAGCAAACACAAATCTGGGGTCTGGACCAAAAATATTCGTTAAAGGAGCGACTGAAGGTGTATTGGATAGATGTACTCATTATCGCATTGGATCCGAGAAAGCTCCCATGACTTCAGCTATTCGCGATCTCATTCTTCAAAAATCAACCGCTTATGGAACTGGGCGAGATACCCTTCGTTGTCTTTCTCTTGCCACAGCTGATTCTCCAGTAGATCCTAGTGCAATGAACTTGGAAGATGCTAATCAATTTGTGAAATACGAGACCAATTTGACATTTGTTGGTGTTGTTGGTATGTTGGATCCTCCTCGTCTCGAAGTAAAGCCAAGTATTGCTAGATGTAAAGAAGCTGGAATTAGAGTAATTATGATCACTGGGGACAATAAAAATACTGCTGAAGCCATCTGCCGTAGAATTGGCATCTTAGATGAGACTGAGTCTTCCATTGGTAAGGCCTTCTCTGGTCGTGAATTTGATGATCTCTCTCCTCATGAACAAAAACAAGCATGCGCTAATGCTTGCATGTTTGCTCGTGTAGAACCATTCCATAAATCTAAGATTATTGAGTATTTGCAATCAATGAAGGAAGTCACTGCTATGACTGGTGATGGTGTAAATGATGCTCCTGCATTGAAGAAGGCAGAAATCGGTATTGCTATGGGATCTGGAACTGCTGTGGCAAAATCTGCTTCTGAAATGGTACTTGCTGATGATAACTTTGCTTCCATCGTGGCTGCTGTTGAAGAAGGAAGGGCTATTTACAACAatatgaaacaatttattcGCTATTTGATCTCATCCAACATTGGTGAAGTTGTATCCATATTTTTAACTGCAGCTTTGGGTCTGCCTGAGGCTCTTATTCCTGTACAACTCCTTTGGGTAAATCTTGTCACTGATGGACTACCTGCCACTGCTTTAGGATTTAATCCTCCTGATTTGGACATTATGGACAAGGCTCCTCGTCGCTCTGATGAAACTCTTATCACTCCATGGCTTTTCTTCCGTTACATGGCTATTGGTATTTATGTTGGATTCGCAACTGTTGGAGGAGCTGCTTATTGGTTTATGTATGATCCCACTGGACCTCAAGTTACTTACTTTCAATTGAGTCACTGGTTACAATGCCAAGGAGAACCCGAAAACTTTAAAGGATTATCATGTGATATTTTCCAAGCTCCTGAACCAATGACAATGGCTCTTTCTATTTTGGTTACAATTGAGATGTGCAACGCCATTAACTCACTCTCTGAGAACCAATCTCTTGTGGTGATGCCTCCTTGGATTAATCCCATGTTGATTGCAGCCATGGTTTTGTCATTCTCTCTTCATTTCCTCATTCTTTACGTCGACATCTTTTCC GTTGTTTTCCAAATTACACCTCTATCTATTGAACAGTGGATAACGGTTATGAAGTTCTCTCTACCTGTTATCGGTTTAGATGAAGCATTGAAATTTGTTGCTCGCAACTATACTGAGG CTGGACGACGGGAAAagaaagattaa